In one window of Macrobrachium nipponense isolate FS-2020 chromosome 2, ASM1510439v2, whole genome shotgun sequence DNA:
- the LOC135220858 gene encoding uncharacterized protein LOC135220858, which translates to MQVPVSPVRPFKIRTKDDKVPIKSTKNSELATSADTFVEGSVRLDERSRPSSPTLINDAKTNRDEVISVLREPSSWRSRRDSHSRSVSRERVRRSRSPADYPGSSQQWPAKIKETAAVGAGGRGIPGRLSEDRGETTSLVTENGTLEPEEGENQEFLASYAEVIDLIRQFNNLSEKTETPASMLPPGIDMAFGLKRDTKVSYELPCSSHAESVLQHVNTKIAGRDNSLRSNRSFKFIPPPMIKQRKYYTTPKVSLLSRQMNPNVVRLRPGLTLDQVKMECPSMTYQEAATLEATASSVFQAASWLDLWSTAVAKIASSEATRKVVDEPLFIRLLQSGSKAIAYLTNVSANVWANILLMRRDAALARLSCNVDLDSLLAMRNGDILESQLLLPEVLLEEAIDRRRMDTNDRLVQQAVRKTSNSQTTPLEGRQQQMSRKKTVRHNIPNRVTRPSSPKRLTHRPFHNRNNRGRGNRGRGRGSRR; encoded by the coding sequence atgcaggtcccagtttcgcccgtaaggccgttcaaaatacgtacgaaggacgataaggttcctattaaaagtacgaaaaatagtgagttggcaacctcggcggatacgttcgtggaaggcagtgtccgtctggatgaaaGGTCGAGGCCGAGCTCTCCGACGCTCATAAACGATGCCAAAACTAATAGAGACGAAGTtatatctgtcttaagggagccttcatcttggagatctagacgagattctcactctagatccgtgagcagagaaagagtgaggcgttctcgttcccctgctgactatccgggatcgagccaacagtggccagcaaagatcaaagagaccgcggccgtaggggcaggcggccgtggaattccgggccgtctgtcagaagataggggcgagacaacatcccttgtgacggagaatggtacactagagccggaggaaggagaaaaccaagagtttctggcctcgtatgcagaggtgattgatttgattcgtcaattcaataacctttcggagaagacagaaacaccggccagtatgcttccgcctggaattgacatggcatttggattaaaaagggataccaaggtgtcgtatgaattgccttgttcgagtcatgcggagtcggtcttgcaacacgtaaacacAAAGATTGctgggagggataattccttaagatctaatagatcatttaaatttattccccctccaatgataaagcaaaggaaatattatacgacaccgaaggtctctttgctgtctagacaaatgaaccctaatgttgtaagattaaggcctggattaaccttagatcaggttaaaatggagtgcccttcaatgacgtaccaagaggctgctacgttagaagcaacagcttcttctgtctttcaggctgcttcttggttagacctttggtcaacagcagtggcgaagattgcatcctcggaagcaacaagaaaagtagtggatgaaccattgttcattagattactacagtcaggttccaaggcgattgcgtacctgacaaacgtaagtgccaatgtttgggcaaatatcctgctaatgaggagagatgcagcattggctagactaagctgcaatgtggatttggattccctgttagcaatgaggaatggggatatcttggaatcgcaactgctgttgccagaggtcttactggaagaggcgatagatagaagaaggatggacactaacgataggttggtgcaacaggcagttaggaaaacgtctaacagtcaaactactcctttggagggaagacaacagcaaatgtctcggaagaagacagtgagacataacatccctaatagagtcacaagaccctcttccccaaagaggctaactcatcggccctttcacaatagaaacaacagaggaaggggcaataggggaagagggagaggctcaagaagatag